From the genome of Sphingopyxis sp. DBS4:
CGGCGCCGCCGACTTCCTTCGCGACGCTGCTGGACTTTCCCGATCCGGAGATCCGCACCTATTCGCCGACAAGCGTCATCGCAGAGAAATTTCAGGCGATGGTAGCGCTCGGGATCGCCAATGGTCGCATGAAGGATTTCTACGACCTCTGGGCGATTCCGCAGGCCTGCGACATCAATGCTCAAGCGCTCGACGCAGCACTTGCGGCGACATTCGATCGACGCGGCACGCCGATCCCGGCTGACCGTCCGCCGGGGCTCTCGGCTGCCATGTTCGAAGACGGCGACAAGCGGCGGCAATGGGATGCCTATGCCGCGAGCCTTGAGCTTGAAGGCGTGACATTCTCCGCCGTGATCGACGCGGTCTGGGGCCTTGTCGCGCCGAGCTGCGAACGACTGCTTGCCCATGACGTTTCGATCGCCACTTCGACTCCAGATGCCGCCGGTGCGTGACGCCGGCTCCGCCGCGGTCGGCGTATTAAGGCATTAGGTGTCAATCTGGGTCCGATTGGTGCACCAAGCCGCTTTATCAGGTGATTTCCTGTCGTTACACCGAAGAGGCGATCGGCATTGCGTATAGAGGCTGAGGTATCACCCGCCCGCCGCAGTGCGAGGACCATCGCGCAGCTTGTCCAACTTCATTGTCTCCCGGAGAGGAAACGGGAGCGATGAGCCATGGAGCGGATCGCGGGCGGACGGGTCGGGAACGCGTCGGCGGCCGATGAATCGACGTGAAGCATTTTAATCTGACGGAGGAACTCGCACACGACATATCAGGCGCCGACAAGGAAGAACGGCTCTTTGCCGCCCTGTCGAACGCCGCCGACCGCATGGGATTTGATCTTTTCGCGCTCGCCTTCGATCGCCGCGGCGGCGGCGGCGAGGGTGCATCGATGCTCGTGCATAATTATCCCGACGCCTGGGCGAATGTCTATGTCGGCTTCGATCTCAGCGGCACCGACCCGATCCGGCGCGCCGGCGAAAAATCCATGACGGGTTTTCAATGGCGCAATGTCGATCACTACATCCCGCTTTCTCGCGGTGACCGGCAGTTGCTGAAGGTCGCCCGCGAGAGCGGAATCGGCGACGGCTTCACGGTGCCGCGGCACTTGCCTGGCGAAGCGACCGGAAGCTGCTCCTTTGCCGTCGCTCCCAATGCCAGGATCCCGCTCGAGATGCTCCACGCCGCCGAGATCGTCGGCGCCGTGGCGCTCGCCGCGGCGCGGCAGCTCATCGGGACAGGCTCCTATACTCCGCGGGCGGCGCTGACCGAGCGGCAGCGCGAATGCGTGCTCTGGTCCGCCCGCGGCAAGACTGCTGGCGAGACCGCCAGCATCCTCGGCATCAGCGAAGAGACCGTGGTCCGTCATCTCAAGATCGCGCGCGAGCGCTATTCAGTGCCTTGTCGGCAAATGCTGATCCTCTGCGCCCTGTTCGACGGCGTCATCGGCTTTTCGGATGTCTATGACTGGTGGCGCCCGCTCTGACGCTCGCACATAAATCGTCCCGGGATTGCCCATTTCTGGGCATAGCCGCGCGGTGGGAATGATGGTCTGATCCTGGCACCGACAAGCCAAGGAACCATCATGATCACTCAATCCACGCGGGCGCAGGATGCGCCCGGGAATGCGGCGCTTCGCGCCATGTTCGCCGCCCGCAAGCAGGTCTTCATCGACAAGCTGCAATGGGATTTGCCTGCCCTCGACGGCCGCTTCGAGCTCGACCAATTCGACACCCCGGACGCGCGGTACCTGATCCTGCTCGATCCCGATGATCTGCGCCACCGGGCGTCGGCGCGGCTGCTGCCAACCACGGCGCCGCACCTGCTCGGCGACATCTATTCGCATCTTTGCGCCGACGGGGCGCCGTCCGGTGAAGGCGTGTGGGAGATCAGTCGCTTCTGCCTCGACCCCGGACAAACGCCCACCGAGCGCCGCGACGCGCGCAACCAGTTGGTCACCGCGCTGGCGGACTATGCTCTCCGCCACGGCATAGGCGAATATGTCGGTGTCGCAGAAGCCGGTTGGTATCACACGATCAGCAAATTTGGCTGGACATGCCGCACGCTGGGTCCCGTTCACCGGGATAGCGCGTGCCGGATAGTCGCCCTCAGCATAGCGATCGACGAGGATATGGCCGCTTCTTCTGTTGGTCGGTCTCGCTAACAGCGGGACGGCCGTCGCGGAGGAAGGTCGGCGCTGGACGCTCGAAGATGTGGTGACCGTCCCGGCGGAGTTCGAATTGAGCTTGGCGAGCGACGGCAAGTCGCTCGCCTATCTCGAACGGCGAGCGGATCTCCAAAAGAATGAGACCGTCTCAATTCTTCATCTGTTTGACCTGCGCTCGCGCGCCTCGCGCGAGATTCTGCGCGCGGCGAGCGCAGAGCAGCTCCGACCGTTGCCGAACGGCACGGGCTGGAGCCTACTGCTAGATCGGGGCGACGAGCTTCAGCTCTATGCGCTCGACGCCGAAGGGACGATCAAACCGCTGCTGGTGCGCGATGCGAAGGTTACCGTCGGCCAGACCGAAGGCGCGCTGTTCGCCGTGCGAAGCGGTGCGCCGCGCCGGATCGGGATTTTATATCACGACTGGTCTCCCGACGGACAATGGCTTTGGTACGCCACGCTAAAGCCAAGTTCGGAACCGGCCAATGTTGCCATCGACGACGCGGTGGTTAGCCAGCGCAATCGGCGTCGCGCGCCGGTCCGGGCGATCGTAGAACTGCGCATACGGTCGGCGACGGGCGAAGACTGGCTGGTCGCATCGCGGCCATCGGGCGACCGGCTTGCTTTCTATTATGGCGGCCATGTCGAATGGACCGACGAAGGGCCGCGCTACCAGTTAGAGCAATCCGATGCGGAGCGGGCCGACGGCATCGGGACCTTTTCCTGGAGCTTTGTCACCAACGCCAGCCGGCCCATTCAGGAAAGTTCGGGTTTTCCGGCGATCGGTCTGGTGCGCGGCCCGAATGGCGGAACTCTTGCAAGCGAGGGTTTCGGCAGGACGCTTGCCCTCACGGAGACGCACACCGATGGCCGAAAAACTCACTATGGTCGCCAGCCCTATTACATCGGCGACCCGCGTTCGGCAGGAAATTGGCTCTCGGGGGATGGGCTAAGCGCGCTGCTGGGGGTGCGAACGACCTCGCATCCACGGTACGGGTTGGTTTTGCTTACCGGTCGGCACGCAACGTCGCTGATCCGCCCCGGCAGCTTGACGGCCTGCGACTTTCGCGAGGATCTCGCGTGGGGCATTTGCGTCGAGGAAGGGCTGAACCAGGCGCCACGGTTCGTCCGTGTCGAACCGAAAGACGGGCGCGTGCAGGCCATCGCTCCGCTCTCCGCTGCTCATGATTCGATCGCACCGTTGCGCGTCACGCCGCATCAATGGACAAACCGGCTCGGCTACCGATCGACCGGATTCATCGTCTGGCCTCGCAATTACCAGACAAGCAGTCGCTACCCGGCGATCATCATCACTCATGGCAGCGATGCGGACGAGCGCTTCGCGAACGTCGATCTGCAATGGAACTACCCCGCTCAGCTGTTCGCCGAGCGCGGATATGTCGTCATTCTCATGAACGACCCCTCGGCTCGGCAGCAGGCTGAGCTTTGGCACGCCTATATGATATGGTCGGGCGGCCCAGGCACACTCGGTCCCGAAAAGCTGCGCGAGCTGATCTGGATCAACGGCGTCTATAGTTTTGAAGACGCGATCGCCGAGTTGGCAAGCGAAGGCATTGTCGATCCCGACCGCATTGGCATTGCCGGGTACAGTCGGGGATCGCAGATGGTGAATGTCGCGATGACCCAATCGGAGATGTTTCGCGCTGCTTCCAGCGGGGACGGGAATTATCTTGAACCCGCATCCTATTCAGATCCGAAAGACGGGTATCACGCCGTCTTCGGCGGCCCACCTTCAGGTCGTTACCTCGACGCCTATCGCCAGCTGTCGCCCTCGCTCCGTGCCGATAGGGCGTGTGCTCCGGTCCTTCAGCAAATGGCTTCTCCCTTTGCGGGAGCGATCGATTTCTACGCCGCGCTGCGCGAAGCAAAGGTTCCTGCGCAGATCAGTCTCTATCCTGGCGAGACCACCGCCACCGATGAGACCCATCTGTTTCACATCCCCTCCAATCGGCTGCGCGCGATGCAAGAGAATCTGGCGTGGTTCGACTTCTGGCTTCGCGATCGGCGCGACCGGGATCTGGATGACAGAGGCGCATTCGACCGCTGGGCGAAAATGGCGGCGCAATGGAAAACAAGGTGTGTGCAGACGCGAGGCGCCGAGCGGCGATAGCCTTATGACGCGCGAACATCCGTCCACCAACGAACCCAGCTTTCCGCCGCGCAAAGTGCGAGGATGCGCTGCGCCTTTTCGAAGCCCGCCACCGTCGGCTGCGAGGCTCCTTCCAAGGTCCTGAGGTCGAGCAGACCGGCCCGCGCCAGCAGGCCAGTGCGCAGCAGGTCGCCGGCATGTTCCGCGTTCGCCTGGAATATGCGCTGCATGAAGCCGCCCGGCCCGCCCTTGGACGTGCGGCGCAATAATTGCACAGGGACGATGGATTTGAATGCCGCCCGAGCGACGGCGCGATCCCTGCCGCCCTCGATCCACTGCCATGTCGGGATTGACAGGCATGTTTCGACGATTGGTTGCGACAGGAGCGGCGCGACATGCTGCGGATGGGAGCGGCGGGGATACAGCTCGATGCTGCGATGCGCGCGCGCCAGCAGCCTGACATGCGCCGCCTTGCCGGGCGGCGTGCCTTCGGGCGCTTCCATCCATGGATGGGGCGGCCTCGGCACATCCAGCTCGGCGATCGCGGCGGAAGAAAGCCCGGAAGTGTCGCGATGAAGTTTTACGGGCCGGCTGCAGTCACGATAGCGATCCCAGGCGTGCCGCAAGATGGTCGCACCGCTGGCTCCCGTCAGATCGCTCAAATCGCGCAGGGTGTCGAAAAGCCCGTGACGCGGTCCCTGCGCCATGAAACGATCGACGAACGGCGAGGCGCTGCGGATCGCACAGAAGATATTGTCCCCGCCATTGCCCGAGAAGAAGGCATCGATTTGATGCTCGCGGCGGAGCTCTTCATGAGCCGACGCGATTGCCTGCATGTAGAATGGCGCGTGCGGCCAAGGGTGGTGCGGCGCCACGGCGCGATCAATCTCAACCTTGCCGAGGTCATAGTGGGCTTCAAGCAAGGGAACGCCAATCGCCTTGGCGAGAATGGAAGCATAGCGGCGCTCATCGCCAATCGCATCGTCTTCGATCATCGTCAGGCAATGAAGCGCGGCGGCGCGGCGAGATGCGGCGCCGGCGACAATCGAGGAATCGAGGCCGCCAGATACGCCGGTCAATATGGAATCAAAGCAGGACGCCCAGCTTTCGATACAGTCGAGCGCCACGGCGCGAAGCTTACGGGCGGCCACCTCGAACCGCTTGTGGGGGACCTGCGTCCAATCCCACGGTGACCACCAGCTTTCCAGACGACGCGATCCCGAAGTAATGATCAGACATTCCCCTGGAAGCAGTACCTGGACACCTTCGAGGCAGGTTTCTCGGCTAGGCGCGCCTCCATTAGCCAGAAACCGCGCAACTGCCGGATAATCGACGCCGCCACGTCTGCCGAGATCGGCAGCGTCGCTCGACGCTGTGACGCCCGCCCCATCGGCGCGGTAATAGACGGGCAACAACCCGGACGGGTCGCGAAATATCGCGAGACCTCCACCGGGCCGCGCCAAGATGGACACATAGCCGCCCCAATAGTCGGACACGAGCGACCGGCCGCTAGACGCCGCCATTCTGGTTACCGCCGTTTCATGCAGATCCAACACGCGGCGGCTCATTTCGCCTCGCTCGAACAGGTGGCCGATCAGATATCCATGCCCACCCAGGGCAAGCGGCTGTCGATCGCACCAGAGCCGAGCGCCTGGAAGCGATAAGGCGGGTGGGTCCGCTTCGCCATTGTCACGATCAGCCTGTCCCGACGCCTCGGAAATCTCGATGCGAAAGTACCCCGGCATCAGGCGACCAATATCGGTGTGTAGGGGGTCACCACATCGAGCGGATCGGTCAATACCGCCGAGCCCAGCTGCACCCAGCAATGCGCGGCGAATGGCAAAGTTACGCCGATCACCAGCCGGGCCTCGCACCCCTTTCCGGCCAGCACACGGCGCATTGCAACGCCGCGGCTGAGGCATTCATCCATGCCGGAAAAATAGTGACGCGCTCGCTTAAACGCCGCGGCTACCTGGCGTGCATCCGACCGTTGAACGTGCGGAGCTACTGGCACGCCGTGCAAAAGATTAGGCAGAATTTCCATTAGAGCGAGTTTCCGAACATGCCGCTGAGCTAGGGCCAGGACCCATACCGAACGGGCTGTCTCAACCGCCGAAGCCCTTTCGAGATTTGGCTCCTCGAGAACACTGCTGGTCGGAGCGATCCTTTCGGAACTAGATTGATCGACCGGCGGCGCCAGATGGTGCAAGCCGCGTGCGGCAAGCCAATCATTGTCACCCTCCTCTTGCGCTCCGGCGACAATCCGGGAAAAGCGATCAGCCGCACTTTGCTCAAGCATGAAATAGCGATCGCGGGACAAGTCCAGAAAGACGAAGGTGCCGCCGACTCTGCACCAATGCGTGGCAGCTGAAGTGATGACATTCATCATGGAAGCGCGCGACGGAGCGGTGGCGTGCAGTGCGAGGACTGCACGCCACGCGTCAGTCAATCGTCGGCGCTGATGCCGCCGAGGATAAACTTGTCCCCGGGCTGTACGTCCTGCTGGCCCGACGGCAGCGCGCCGAGGGTTTCGTCCTGGGCGGCGCCGAGATCGATGATGTCGTCATGCGTTTTCATGTCACGTTCCTTTTCAAGGTTGCGACCAAGATGAGTCGCAGTTGAAAAGTATGCCTCGCGTCAGAGCGCTACTATTTAATAATCCAATTATTATTCTAGGCGTTGCATCGCGAAAAAGTGACCGAGCAAAGGAAACGCGCGTCTGGAGCACGTACCACCACCTTTAGCAATTGCCTGGACATACGTGGCGGAACCCGGTCACTCGCCCAGTTGACTGTACGGGCGCGCGCCTATTTCCAACAGATCGACCGCAATCAGCAACCAAAACTGCGACCGAAAATGGATCTAATTGGAGTATGCCGTCCAAAGCTGCGCCAGCGGGGTTGCGCGCTGCGATACCGGCGATCGCTAGATCGTCTGATCCTGTCCGGCGGTGCTAGCCTGAACTGATCCAATTTTCTGATGAGAGGCACCAGATTCTTACCCACGGCACGGTACTTGTCGCGACCTTGGAGAGGTTAACTGAGGGAGGATATGAGAGGCAACCTACAGGATTTGAACCGGTGACCTTCGCCATCAGAGAGTCGTCAAGATTGGTCTTGGAAAGGTCCGATCGAAGAGCAGATTTGCGCGTGGCCACGAGGTTTTTTCGCTCCTGAAAACGGTGATTGCTGGGTGATTGCTGGCCAATTTTTGGAGGTCAAAATTCTGTTAAAAGTCATTCTATTTCAATAGCATGATTGACTTGTCACATGAAGTCTGGTATTTCCGCTGGCGGCGCCGCTAGGGTCAGGACCCTAAGCGCACGGCCATATATATTTGTATATTCCTTGCGGTGCTCCAGTCCTGGCCGATCGCGATCCGGGCGCGTCGGCTTCAGGCGGAGGCGGCATCGTCCGGTGCCGCTCCAAACGGGACAAAGGCTATCGTTGCGCCGGCCGTCCCATCGAAATCCGCCACTGGCGCGGCGAAAGGCCGAACATCTGGCCGTGCCAGCGCGTATAGGCCCCGATCGAGCCATAGCCGAGCATTTCGGCGACGTCGGTGATCCGGGTGCGCGGATTGGCGAGATATTGAGTCGAAAGCTGCATTCGCGCGCGGTTGAGCAGTTCGCTGAAACTTGTCCCGTCGGCGTCCAGCATCCGCTGTAGGGTGCGCACCGTGGTCCCCATCGATTCGGCGCAATATTGGATCGTCGCCCGGCCGGAGGGCAACAGCAGCATGATCATCTGTTCGACCTCCTGCGACGCCGTGCGCATTGCGGGACTCATCACCGACGAGATCAGGTCGCGCGCATGGCCCGCGAGCGCCGAATCGGCACGCGCCGCCGGCCGGTCGAGATCGGCCTCGGCAAGGACGAGGCCGTTGAACTCGCAATCGAACTCGATCGCGCAGCGAAACAGTCGCCGATAGACGGCCATGGCGGCAGCCGGCGGTCTTTCGTGCGCGAAACAGACCGATAGCGGTGCCCATGTATCGCCGAGAACGGTCGCGCAAACGCGCGTGAGGACACCGAGCGCCAGGTCGGACGACTGGCGATGCGGCTCGGGGCTGCTGAGCGCGAAATGCTCGCGCAGCACGACCTCTTCGCCGAAGGCTTCGATCTGCAGGGCCAGCGTCGAATTGATCCGATTGCGAAATTCGGCGAGCGCCTGAAGCGCGAGGCGGAGCGTCGGCTGATGCGCGATCAGCAGGCTGGCGACGCCCAGATTGGCAAGCGCACGCTCCTCGGCCATGCGCAGCCCCAGCGTCGCGCAGCCGGTCACCTCGGCGCTGCGCTCCAGCAGCCGCATCGTCGCGCGTGCCGAGATCAGTTGTTCGGGGTTCGCAAGCAATTCGGGCGACAGGCCGCACTCGCGCAGCAGCGGCCGCGGATCGGCGCCCAGCCCCCGCATCGTCGGAAAATAGCCGGTCAGCGCCGCGACGCGGACGAGTTCGGCCACGCTATTTCCTCCTGATCGCGCCGCTTGGCGCATAATGCCAAAATTATGTCACGAAATGTGAAAAGCGCAAGCGCACTTTGTCCTAGTCCAGCCGAAACGGGAGAGTGAGAGATGGCAAAAGCCGTTCGCTTTTATGAGGTTGGTGGCCCCGAAGTGCTTCGGGTCGAAGACGTCACGGTCGGCGAGCCCGGCCCGGGCGAAGTCCGCCTCCGCCATGCCGCGGTCGGCTGCAACTTCGCCGACACCTATTTCCGTTCGGGCTATTATCCCGCACCGCTCCCCGCCGGGATCGGGGTCGAGGGCGCCGGGACGATCGAGGCGGTCGGCGAAGGCGTCATCGGTTTCGCGCCGGGCGACCGCGTCGCCTATAACGGCAGCCCGCTCGGCGCCTATAGCGAGGCGCGCGTCATGCCCGCCGCGCCCTTGTTCAAGCTGCCTGAGGGCATCGCGATCGAGGATGCGGCGGCGTCGACGATGCGCGGCCTGTCGGCGACCTATTGGCTTGCCCGGACCAACCCGGCGATGAAGGCGGGCGACACGATCCTGCTCCACGCCGCGGCCGGGGGCGTCGGCCTGCTCGCGGTGCAGCTTGCGAAGCTGATGGGGCTGCGCGTCATCGGCACCGTGTCGAGCGAGGCGAAAGCCGAAAAAGCGCTCGCGCTCGGCTGCGACGAAATCATCTTCTATCGCCGCGAGGATGTCGCGGCGCGGGTCGGGGAGCTGACCGACGGCGAAGGCGTGACGACGGTGTTCGACAGCGTCGGCAAGGACACGTTCGAGGGGTCGCTGAAATCGCTCAAGCGGCGCGGCGTCCTCGTGGCCTGCGGTACGGCGTCGGGGCCCTTTCCGCCGATCGATGTCTTTCAGCTTCTGATGCAGGGGTCGGTCTATGTCACCCGCCCCGGCTTCGCCGACTATTATGCCGACCCCGCCGAACGCGCCGAGCTGTCGAGCCTGTGGTTCGGCCATCTCGCCGCGGGCCGCGTCAAGGTCGAGATCGGCCAGCGCTATGCGCTCGACGACTGTGTCGCGGCGCACCGCGAGCTCGAGGCCGGGCAGACCATCGGCTCCTCCATCTTCATACTCTGAGGGAGAGAGGCAATGAAGATCGAGAAGCTCACCTGTCACATCGGCGCCGAGATCAGCGGCGTCGACCTCGCCGAGGCGGCGCAGAGCGACGATCTGTTCGGCGAAATCCGCGCCGCGCTGATCGAGCACAAGGTGCTGTTCCTGCGCGATCAGGATATCGCGCGCGCCGACCATGTCGCCTTCGCGAGCCGC
Proteins encoded in this window:
- a CDS encoding lasso peptide biosynthesis B2 protein, coding for MMNVITSAATHWCRVGGTFVFLDLSRDRYFMLEQSAADRFSRIVAGAQEEGDNDWLAARGLHHLAPPVDQSSSERIAPTSSVLEEPNLERASAVETARSVWVLALAQRHVRKLALMEILPNLLHGVPVAPHVQRSDARQVAAAFKRARHYFSGMDECLSRGVAMRRVLAGKGCEARLVIGVTLPFAAHCWVQLGSAVLTDPLDVVTPYTPILVA
- a CDS encoding AraC family transcriptional regulator, producing the protein MAELVRVAALTGYFPTMRGLGADPRPLLRECGLSPELLANPEQLISARATMRLLERSAEVTGCATLGLRMAEERALANLGVASLLIAHQPTLRLALQALAEFRNRINSTLALQIEAFGEEVVLREHFALSSPEPHRQSSDLALGVLTRVCATVLGDTWAPLSVCFAHERPPAAAMAVYRRLFRCAIEFDCEFNGLVLAEADLDRPAARADSALAGHARDLISSVMSPAMRTASQEVEQMIMLLLPSGRATIQYCAESMGTTVRTLQRMLDADGTSFSELLNRARMQLSTQYLANPRTRITDVAEMLGYGSIGAYTRWHGQMFGLSPRQWRISMGRPAQR
- a CDS encoding asparagine synthetase B family protein, translating into MSRRVLDLHETAVTRMAASSGRSLVSDYWGGYVSILARPGGGLAIFRDPSGLLPVYYRADGAGVTASSDAADLGRRGGVDYPAVARFLANGGAPSRETCLEGVQVLLPGECLIITSGSRRLESWWSPWDWTQVPHKRFEVAARKLRAVALDCIESWASCFDSILTGVSGGLDSSIVAGAASRRAAALHCLTMIEDDAIGDERRYASILAKAIGVPLLEAHYDLGKVEIDRAVAPHHPWPHAPFYMQAIASAHEELRREHQIDAFFSGNGGDNIFCAIRSASPFVDRFMAQGPRHGLFDTLRDLSDLTGASGATILRHAWDRYRDCSRPVKLHRDTSGLSSAAIAELDVPRPPHPWMEAPEGTPPGKAAHVRLLARAHRSIELYPRRSHPQHVAPLLSQPIVETCLSIPTWQWIEGGRDRAVARAAFKSIVPVQLLRRTSKGGPGGFMQRIFQANAEHAGDLLRTGLLARAGLLDLRTLEGASQPTVAGFEKAQRILALCAAESWVRWWTDVRAS
- a CDS encoding quinone oxidoreductase → MAKAVRFYEVGGPEVLRVEDVTVGEPGPGEVRLRHAAVGCNFADTYFRSGYYPAPLPAGIGVEGAGTIEAVGEGVIGFAPGDRVAYNGSPLGAYSEARVMPAAPLFKLPEGIAIEDAAASTMRGLSATYWLARTNPAMKAGDTILLHAAAGGVGLLAVQLAKLMGLRVIGTVSSEAKAEKALALGCDEIIFYRREDVAARVGELTDGEGVTTVFDSVGKDTFEGSLKSLKRRGVLVACGTASGPFPPIDVFQLLMQGSVYVTRPGFADYYADPAERAELSSLWFGHLAAGRVKVEIGQRYALDDCVAAHRELEAGQTIGSSIFIL
- a CDS encoding LuxR family transcriptional regulator, producing the protein MKHFNLTEELAHDISGADKEERLFAALSNAADRMGFDLFALAFDRRGGGGEGASMLVHNYPDAWANVYVGFDLSGTDPIRRAGEKSMTGFQWRNVDHYIPLSRGDRQLLKVARESGIGDGFTVPRHLPGEATGSCSFAVAPNARIPLEMLHAAEIVGAVALAAARQLIGTGSYTPRAALTERQRECVLWSARGKTAGETASILGISEETVVRHLKIARERYSVPCRQMLILCALFDGVIGFSDVYDWWRPL
- a CDS encoding prolyl oligopeptidase family serine peptidase gives rise to the protein MVGLANSGTAVAEEGRRWTLEDVVTVPAEFELSLASDGKSLAYLERRADLQKNETVSILHLFDLRSRASREILRAASAEQLRPLPNGTGWSLLLDRGDELQLYALDAEGTIKPLLVRDAKVTVGQTEGALFAVRSGAPRRIGILYHDWSPDGQWLWYATLKPSSEPANVAIDDAVVSQRNRRRAPVRAIVELRIRSATGEDWLVASRPSGDRLAFYYGGHVEWTDEGPRYQLEQSDAERADGIGTFSWSFVTNASRPIQESSGFPAIGLVRGPNGGTLASEGFGRTLALTETHTDGRKTHYGRQPYYIGDPRSAGNWLSGDGLSALLGVRTTSHPRYGLVLLTGRHATSLIRPGSLTACDFREDLAWGICVEEGLNQAPRFVRVEPKDGRVQAIAPLSAAHDSIAPLRVTPHQWTNRLGYRSTGFIVWPRNYQTSSRYPAIIITHGSDADERFANVDLQWNYPAQLFAERGYVVILMNDPSARQQAELWHAYMIWSGGPGTLGPEKLRELIWINGVYSFEDAIAELASEGIVDPDRIGIAGYSRGSQMVNVAMTQSEMFRAASSGDGNYLEPASYSDPKDGYHAVFGGPPSGRYLDAYRQLSPSLRADRACAPVLQQMASPFAGAIDFYAALREAKVPAQISLYPGETTATDETHLFHIPSNRLRAMQENLAWFDFWLRDRRDRDLDDRGAFDRWAKMAAQWKTRCVQTRGAERR
- a CDS encoding acyl-homoserine-lactone synthase, producing MITQSTRAQDAPGNAALRAMFAARKQVFIDKLQWDLPALDGRFELDQFDTPDARYLILLDPDDLRHRASARLLPTTAPHLLGDIYSHLCADGAPSGEGVWEISRFCLDPGQTPTERRDARNQLVTALADYALRHGIGEYVGVAEAGWYHTISKFGWTCRTLGPVHRDSACRIVALSIAIDEDMAASSVGRSR
- a CDS encoding nucleotidyl transferase AbiEii/AbiGii toxin family protein → MAKAPVNLAASVKDRLLQLARKERQPFDVLLVRFALERLLYRLSLSPLRDQFILKGGLLVTLWLEDDNRVTRDADFLAFGDASAERLIADFGAIMKIEAADGLTFDIDALTARPIREGAEYGGMRLTTTAFLERTRIPITIDLGFGDALSDPAPPTSFATLLDFPDPEIRTYSPTSVIAEKFQAMVALGIANGRMKDFYDLWAIPQACDINAQALDAALAATFDRRGTPIPADRPPGLSAAMFEDGDKRRQWDAYAASLELEGVTFSAVIDAVWGLVAPSCERLLAHDVSIATSTPDAAGA